Proteins encoded together in one Deltaproteobacteria bacterium window:
- a CDS encoding transposase: protein MHFFLDYARPYYYGVGMAHLHKKMKKGRPYYYVRESARVNGKPKIVNQVYLGSPERILKMATGPGTVCSKIQVQEFGALWLGNLIEREVGFSSLVNTIIPKGVRETGPSVGEYFLYAILNRMVDTCSKRALVEWYKLTAIQQIRPTDIDALTSQRFWKKWDRVDGKQIEEIATRFFRILAELEPLSSDCFMFDTTNYYTFMASESESDLAKRGKNKAGRNWLRQVGVALLVSRDNRIPLFYREYEG, encoded by the coding sequence ATGCATTTTTTTCTTGACTATGCAAGACCCTACTATTATGGTGTGGGCATGGCGCACTTACACAAAAAAATGAAAAAGGGAAGACCCTATTACTATGTCAGGGAATCCGCCAGGGTTAACGGCAAGCCTAAAATCGTTAATCAGGTGTATCTCGGCTCACCTGAACGGATTCTCAAGATGGCCACCGGGCCGGGCACGGTTTGTTCCAAAATTCAGGTGCAGGAATTCGGCGCATTATGGCTTGGCAACCTCATTGAGCGTGAAGTGGGGTTTTCCAGTCTTGTTAATACGATTATTCCGAAAGGGGTAAGGGAAACCGGACCTTCCGTAGGCGAGTATTTTCTTTACGCCATATTGAACCGGATGGTTGATACTTGTTCAAAACGTGCCTTGGTTGAATGGTATAAATTAACAGCCATTCAGCAGATTCGGCCTACAGACATTGATGCCCTGACCTCACAGCGTTTTTGGAAGAAGTGGGACCGGGTTGATGGAAAACAAATAGAAGAGATTGCTACAAGGTTTTTTCGTATATTGGCGGAACTGGAGCCCCTGTCCTCGGATTGTTTCATGTTCGACACGACAAACTATTACACCTTCATGGCCAGTGAGTCGGAGTCCGACTTGGCGAAGCGTGGTAAAAACAAAGCGGGCCGGAATTGGTTGCGGCAGGTCGGGGTTGCACTTTTGGTGTCCCGTGATAATCGTATTCCTCTTTTCTATCGGGAGTATGAAGGGA
- a CDS encoding dolichyl-phosphate-mannose--protein mannosyltransferase codes for MCFVNNRDRVVRADILLALFAVLLLFWTLGERGLWTAEGRWAEVTREMFLTGDFFHPTINGEPYFDKPLLTYWLIALISTLTGRLDEWTVRLPSAISGLLALWATVYLGRRLWSAEVGRTAGWVLLTTYSFLFWSRAGTADMENVAAVTLALAWYWARRDQPNFSAFFVFYLIAFIGSLTKGLTAFVVPVLAVLPDVLAKGRWRTVLRPSHFLAMALAGCIYLAPFIYASITRTDYQASGLALVFQENIQRFFQPFDHKEPFYYYFYYLPILFLPWTPLFLAACAGMASGWEDLDSRTRWLIKAALLVFLFFTASGSRRSYYILPILPLCALWTAVFLRTDSVPLPALMIFKRWGLRIQAGLLAVLASIYIASPVIWPVLMDRIGFVAPQGLKVATLVCGLTVFGLLAVSLWRSGLFHAVLGTAGPVAPLVAAVAVFMAVFFCWQVKALEIYRTERPFSLELKKRLAGVDPEQVAFFRKVSPNVLFYLNLPRPRQSQ; via the coding sequence ATGTGCTTCGTAAATAATAGGGACAGGGTGGTAAGGGCAGATATCCTGCTTGCACTGTTCGCAGTCTTACTGCTTTTCTGGACGTTGGGAGAAAGAGGCCTCTGGACTGCCGAGGGTAGATGGGCAGAGGTCACGAGAGAGATGTTTCTGACCGGTGATTTCTTCCACCCCACCATCAACGGCGAGCCTTATTTCGACAAGCCCTTGCTGACCTACTGGCTTATCGCCCTGATCTCGACCCTCACCGGGCGACTGGACGAGTGGACGGTCCGGCTCCCCAGTGCCATCTCTGGTCTTCTGGCCCTTTGGGCCACGGTTTATCTGGGCAGGCGGCTCTGGTCAGCCGAGGTCGGGAGGACGGCCGGGTGGGTCCTCCTTACAACCTATAGCTTTCTGTTCTGGAGCAGGGCGGGCACTGCCGACATGGAGAACGTGGCTGCTGTCACTCTTGCCCTGGCCTGGTACTGGGCCAGGCGAGACCAGCCAAATTTCAGCGCATTTTTCGTCTTCTATCTTATCGCCTTTATCGGGTCCCTCACAAAGGGGCTCACAGCCTTTGTTGTCCCGGTCCTTGCGGTGTTACCCGATGTCCTTGCGAAAGGCCGCTGGCGGACGGTATTGAGGCCATCGCACTTTTTGGCCATGGCCCTGGCAGGTTGTATATATCTCGCCCCATTTATATATGCATCCATTACACGTACCGATTACCAGGCAAGCGGCCTTGCCCTGGTCTTCCAGGAAAACATCCAGCGGTTTTTCCAGCCCTTTGATCACAAGGAGCCTTTTTATTACTATTTTTACTATCTTCCCATACTCTTTCTGCCGTGGACGCCGCTGTTCCTGGCGGCCTGCGCAGGGATGGCCAGTGGCTGGGAGGACCTGGACAGCCGGACAAGGTGGCTGATAAAGGCCGCGTTACTGGTCTTCCTGTTCTTTACTGCATCCGGGTCGAGGCGGAGCTATTACATACTTCCGATCTTGCCCCTCTGTGCCCTCTGGACAGCGGTCTTTCTCCGGACAGATTCAGTGCCCTTGCCGGCCTTAATGATCTTCAAGCGCTGGGGCCTTCGCATCCAGGCTGGCTTGCTGGCTGTCTTGGCCTCTATTTATATTGCAAGCCCGGTGATCTGGCCTGTCCTCATGGATCGCATTGGGTTTGTGGCCCCTCAGGGCCTGAAGGTGGCTACGCTGGTCTGCGGCCTCACCGTGTTCGGGCTCTTAGCGGTTTCCTTATGGCGCTCCGGCCTGTTCCATGCCGTTCTCGGAACCGCCGGACCTGTTGCACCCCTCGTGGCCGCAGTAGCAGTATTCATGGCAGTCTTTTTTTGCTGGCAAGTGAAGGCCCTCGAAATTTACCGCACGGAACGTCCCTTTTCCTTGGAGCTCAAGAAACGGCTCGCAGGCGTCGATCCGGAACAAGTGGCCTTTTTCCGCAAGGTCTCGCCCAATGTACTCTTTTACCTGAATCTGCCCAGACCTCGGCAATCCCAATAA